A region of the Ctenopharyngodon idella isolate HZGC_01 chromosome 2, HZGC01, whole genome shotgun sequence genome:
cctcatgtcgttccacacccataagaccttcgttcatcttcagaacacaaattatgatatttttgatgaaatccaagaggtatatgactctgacgtagaacatggaagcgctggacgtaaacaacgtatgagaatgacacagaagagaagagattatTCTACAAAgtcgtttttgttttgtttttgcgcacaaaaagtattctcgtcgctttgtaaaattaaggttgaaccactgcagtcatgtcgactgttttaacgatgtctttagtacctttctagaccttgaaagtggtgattatattgctgtctatggacgagtaatatatctctcggatttcatcaaaaatatctttatttgtgttccgaagatgaacgaaggtcttacgggtgtggaacgacatgagagtgagtacctaatgacagaaattttatttttgggtgaactaaccctgtaaaACCATAGACTCAATTtccataataaatatttaacagcTCCATATCCCATCTGGGTATTCAATGCATATCTTGCATgctttatgtaagcaataaggtacgagaggctgtgctgtatcgtgaataagtctcggctgaagggcgttgttaggcacgacgcgaagcagagtgcctgcaaccccttcagccgtgacttattcatgatacagcactagccttgagtaccttattgcttttataaagcatttagcacacaatacaaatattaaagccaaaaatatgtatcaatgcaactttaattaagtaaactttcactaaatgCCTTCATTCCGccgaaaaaaatagtccctgaccgtgaacaacaatagaagttacattattatgccattagatggcggctaAGACTGTCTtcatgagtgtgtcagtcagtagcgaagacttttacattgaaaagactgaattgttgtgaacacggaacaagacacaactgacaaatgctttgactagcgctgtcagtcacgggaaaccccttaactgttaaaaggacaagatattgcagcaaacagatattttattatgaacataggactgacctgaaggaaaatacTAAATCTGAatggtaataaactcgctcactcaatctctttctcacaatactcctctacataatacagtaagcttcaatgaacaatatcaattgagaacatacagtttacattgctaagagtggttgctaaggatgttatgtagtgatacacagaactgttggatgaagcggtcatagccgtgttttattgtgaataaaacacagctattgaccaatcagaatcaacgactggaactaaccgttttataaactTAAGTAGTAAGTTAGAATGCTATTGGAAACACAGGCAATATGTGGTTTTCCCAATGATCTTTCATGCACAACTAATAGTGTTTGAGAGTCCTTTCATGTCACTGCTACATATCTGATTGGTTGGATGTTTCAGAATAAACTGCACTTTATGTGATTTTGTAGAGAGGTTAAAGGTCACAAGATTCAGCAAACTATGCAAGGCctgttttaaatgctaaaaaaaaaagatatgtgaTAACCATGTTCTTATTAAAGTTTTGTGATgcattatgaaaaatattttatataaaattatataaattatataattataattagttagaattattttgactttatgcCTGATGCTAGTCACTTCTCTCTTTTCCTAATGTGAGTCTGTTCTGGAGGAGGAGCCTCACTCTGACATGTCCTGCCCAAACCACACAACCCTTCAATTTGTATTTCCTGTGTGTTTGTAAGGTGTGagactgctgctgcttctgttcACACgcctcacacacactcaagcaCAAACCGTGTGCTGTTtcaaaaaacattcttcaaatgcTTACAGGACTATTAAGGTGTACTGTAACCTGGAGTGTAACTCAAGACATCAGGAAAAGTTGATCATATCAACATTTATATCATAAACACACATCTCTCGAATGAGCCTTAGGAGCATGTGTTAAGGTAAGTAAGCTTTTTTCcccctattatttatttatacttgtTTTAAAATGGACATGAAATCTCATGACATTTTACTAGTCACAGAATATGCAAGTAAATattgtgtttgtatgtttgtcAGATCAAAACTGTTCAAGCAAATCCATATAACAAGGCAACTTACAACAATGTAAATCAGGGATCAATCATTTATGCTGATATGACtttattctgacattatatatgtgtgtgtgtgtgtgtgtgtgtatgtagcctatatgtatttgtatattAATCGGAGTAGCAGACAAGTAAGAGCCTGTTTCCTGGGGCTGCTTTTGCTTTCTCAATATCTTATTTGTTATCAAAGTCAATGATTAACTGTCTCTTTCATTGTTCCGAGTCAGAGACACTcctgtctgtttttcttttttttaacggAAACCTACTTTTTGGTGCAAAGAATGATATATTTCTTaaactgaaaatgtatttaaaaaaatatattgaacaATCATTCACAGTAAAGTTTGCCATGTGAGTGTCAGACAAGGATTTTGTGTATTTGCAAATAAGTgattagtctctctctctctctctgcctgatGTGTTTCTATGTAATTTATGAGGTTCTTCTGCATTTAGATGGATATGAGGGTGCTGTTAATATCAGCTCTGCTAGGATTTGTCTCTCATGTCAGAGCAAAAACAGGTAATACAAGTCATTTATTGCCAACAACACAGCTACTTTCTATAGCCTTAGGGGACATTCTTTTAATGTTTAGGTTTATGAGTTTATCTCATAGTAATATTGTGGGAATAAGTGAACTGCTTCAACATaaatgtacaaagaaaaaaaacgtattcttcaaaatagcTAGTTGTtagtattttcttttcataatgCTTTAGTCGCTGGGAAATTATGATTTAATAGTCTCATGTAACCTTGTAAAATGTTAGATCCTGTCTTCTAAAGTAGTTGTGTATTTGTTTTGCACTCAGACAGTTTATGCATTTCTGAAAATCCCAAAACATGTGGGGAGTGTATCCTGATCGGGCCACAGTGTGTGTGGTGCAAAGATCCTGTGAGTTATTTTGATTGTCACTTGATTGTCAACTTCTCGTCTGACTCTGAAAGAGTTCACTGGAACATGTGAACTTAGCAAGTCTCTGCTTGCATCTTAACAGGATTTCAAATCTTCACGCTGTGATGAAAAGGAGTCTCTGCAAAAGGCTGGTTGCACTCCACTCGGCATAGAAAACCCCCGAGGAAATGTCACCACCGACAAGAACAAAACTCTCACAAGTCGTACAATTGAGGGAGGGAATCTGAGGCTTGAAGAGATCACCCAGATTCAGCCACAGAAACTCACCCTGAGACTGCGATCAGGTACTGGACCCCACCTGGGAACTAAAACATCACAGGATGTGTTGTGAAATATGAATCAGGacaaattcattcaaatttacatttctgtcatcatgtattcaccttcatgttcttccaaaactgtatggctGAATCCGAAAttgcaccctaaaccctcaatCACTATTCCCTACGTTAGTCCACTAATACAgttcacttgaaggagtgaatgaaaacgagtgagcaAATTCACACAGCGTTGAGAGTACATCGCCTttacactcgttattgcagtgcaaTGTGTGGGATAGAGTGAGCGCACTCAATAAcatccactatggttttggacactacaacaaatggctttGTCCTCAAATAATGCCCTATTTAAGGTGTGGGGGGGTGATTTCGGATTCAGCCTATTTATTTCTTccatggaccacaaaaggagaatttctGAATAATATATTGGCcaaattacttaaaatatgtGAAGTGAATAAGGACTGAGAGTTTGCCTGTgaataaaaaatgaccaaaaaaccAAAAAAGCATGAAAGTTCTATAAATTTGGTCCATGCCATATTCAAAGTTATTTAAAACGATATGTTAGCTTTGTAAGAGAAACGGGCcgaaatgctgccttcacgtgctatcagaATGATCGTAAATAGTTAAAATTTTTTGACATGAACGCCCTCTCAAGTCGTATTTACCACTGGGAAATTTGGATACCAAGTTCCCAAGATGGGTGGGCCATATACTTTAAATGTGACCGTGgaacacaaaaccagtcataagtcgcacggatATATTTGTgtcaatagccaacaatacattgtatgggtcaaaattatcgatatTATcgatatattttcttttatgccaaaaaatcattaggatattaagtaaagatcatgttccattaggatattttgtaaatttcctaccgtaaatatatcaaaaatgtatttttgtgagtggatatgcattgctaaggacttcatttggacaactttaaaggtgattttcttgcaccctcagattccagatttccaaatagttgtatctcggccaaatattttcctatcctaacaaaccatatcAATGTGGTCCAGAATATGGCAGAGGTgagatttcttcttttttttttttttttattgtaaccacttacaaacagacaaacaaacaaggtACATAATCAAATCACTGAATATAACAACATATGATCAGCCATAGGTTGAGCATAGCTAGTAACAAACAGAGATCACAATAatacacaaataataaataaattataataaaaatatatatataaatcaaaaggggctttttaaattaatttatacgTGTCCAAAAGAGAAATCAACTTGAGGGATTTCTTGTTTTTAaccaattttaaatatttgcacAAGAGTTTAACCTCATTCATCCACTGGTTAAAGTTAGGTTTAGATTTAAACCATGTGCACTTATGAATGAAAAACTTTccaagacataaaaaaaaaaaaaaaaattaataacaaaatcAAACTCTTTGTTTTCCAGACAAATACCAAACCTAATTATCTTTACAGTAAGGGGTGGGAGTTCAAGGCGGAGGCGAGATTGTTGCTGTGACTgctattcttatttttattttttgtcttccaCAGCCGCTACATCTCTTTTGTCTTGCCATTAAAGTACTGCagtgtatatttacatatataagtAATCATTTGAAGcgtattatatgttttatacacagcgaAAATAGCCTGTATTTGATAGAAATTCCAGAATTGTCAGCAAGTTGACTATCTAGAATCTCGATAGCGCAATGAGTGTTTATGGTTTCCAATTAATGGgaagcaaaatattattttggttttaaaagattttgccaataaataggcaagaataacctgtcctccatgattcctgttctttccGACAACAATGCACTTGAATACGTCAAGCTCGTAATCACGCATTCAGAAGTGGTGAGTAGGAAATTTCCGATAGCTCGTGAAGGCAAGGCAGCATATTCATTGAAAATCTTCGCGAGAGAAACAGCGATTCTGGCTGTGTCTGAAAACTGGAAAAtactgccttcggaggacacatttcaaggtaggaaggcatcaaggcacgtccgaatccaatgttaacTTCACTTtctgtttcctgagataccttcatctgatcgatttttgaaggcagcatagatgtatccttcgctgcctttgatatcccacaatcctgtgctttccattctgtgacagtcgAGCTAGAAAATTAAAGATGGCGTCCGAAagttgctggtcagtttgtgagTAAATGTAGCCtacgtttttgaccaacattttccactcctgatgtcatttctagcgagaaattactactgtagtaattaaatatttgtttagttctcaccaaagctcgtGCTATTTTGCAGtaaatcattaaactgttacgctgcctcagaagattgtccaaaatcagtttcgtgaggtgccttcatgcacaaacgctgccttacaagtcattaCCTGATAAGGCAGCGAAGCAACAAGATagctgcctaggttttcggatgcagcctctgaTTCATGTTTGAATCTTTCTTTTGAGTcaaatcttttcaatgaatcagctGATCTAATGACTTGTTCACGAATCGAACTGATTTGTTCTCGAGTTCAACTCACGAAGATTAATTTGTCTGTTCGACAAACAGAGCTGTCATATAACTTAAGATGTGTAATTTTATGCTCAAATTGAATGGACGTCTTTCGCGatattttatgatgcttttcaCTTGCATTAGCCTATAGAAAAAAGATGACCAGGATTTACATTTTGTATTCTGCATAAGCAAGGAAAAGGTCATACAGGTTTtcagcaacatgagggtgaataaatgattttattttatttatttacttatttattttttactaataAGTGAACTACTTTATTAATGTAGTAAAGCTAATAAAAATCTCAGTTTACCTAAAAAGTTGTAAATTGCTGATAgcatattgtacattttatgaccaaaaaacaaactgttttcgggggaaaaaaagtaaaacatttttatcaagatTATTTGAGCTCACATGAGAAGTGGCATGTGACTGatatttctttttctcattCTGTCTTTTTCACTCTACAGATGAGCCACAGAAGTTTACTCTCAAGTTCAAGAGGGCAGAGGATTATCCCATCGATCTTTACTTCCTGATGGACCTCAGTGACTCTATGCGAAGTAATCTTGAGAATGTCAAGAACCTTGGAGCTGACCTTGCCAGGGAGATGCGGCACATCACTAAAGACCTGCGGATCGGTTAGGAGGACACAGTCTCACATTCACACCTGTGTATGATTTTAAAACTGCTAAATGATCTGCTAACTCTTGCTCTCAGGTTTTGGTTCTTTCTTGGAGAAGCTTGTAATGCCTTTCATTCTGAAGACGCCAAAGTATCTGCAGAACCCATGTTTTCCAAACGACTGCACAGCACCCTTCAGCTACAAAAACGTCCTGAGCTTGACCAACGACAGCGCATTGTTCACCCAAGAAGTCAGCAAACAGAAAACCTCTGGAAACCTGGACTCTCCTGAGGCAGGATTTGATGCAATCATGCAAGCTGCTGTCTGCACGGTGGGTCGAGTTCAGCATTCCATAAATGCCACAGAACTACAGGCAAAGTCTCCAGTACATGTTAGCACATGCATTGTTGTAGTACATGCCCTGGGAATGGCTTCTTTTTGTTCCAGTAAAATACTTTTTCAAATGGTAAACACGTCCAGTTTAGAAATCTAGTTGAATGCACATTTTCAGATAATGTATACACCATCTTTATATACTGGTTCTTCTGACTGTAGCCTGAGGGTTCTGatttaattttcaaaaactAACCATGTAGTCAACATGTGATTGAGCCTATGTAAAATAAGAAACACACTCTAATTAATCAATCATGAGTCATAGGGAGCAGCATGCTTTAGCCACTGAACAAGTTTTGACAAAACCTTACCATGTTCTGTCTGCTGTGTTTTGATTGTTTCTCAGAAAGAGATTGGCTGGAGGAACGTCACTCGTCTCCTTGTGTTTTCCACGGATGCTGGATTCCATTTTGCTGGAGATGGAAAATTGGGGGGCATTGTTCATCCAAATGATGGGAAATGCCATCTTAGCAATAATATGTACACCGTGAGCAACTACTTTGTAAGTGTGAGAGTTTTACAGCAAGatagaagatagatagatagatagacaggcagacagacaacTGGAAATGTCAGAGTGTCtttcatttcagttattttCTGCAGGACTACCCCACTATCTCTCAGCTGGTAGACACTCTGAGTGACAACAACATTCAGACCATCTTTGCTGTGACAGAGCAATTCCAGGCTCTTTAtcaggtgtgtgtgcatgcatgtttTATATCTTCTCCTGATTGCAACAACATCATATTTATCATCTCATAATATAAGCATCAGATTTAACTCAAATTGTAGTCTGTGTTGATTCAtggtgtatatgtgtgtgcacaATAGGAGCTCTCTGATCTAATCCCTAAATCAACAGTGGGGACACTGTCTGCCTCCTCTACCAATGTCATCCAGCTCATCATTGATGCCTATAATGTGAGTACAAGTTATGTATCAAATGTCTATCAAGTGTGAAGTTATGGTTGGCTGTGGTCAGCTTTAGTTccttttacagttcaaaagaaaagaagCTAAAACCGCTGTTATTTTTCACTTGCGCACAAAGGAATTCACTTTACAGCCAGTTTCCATGTATTGAGGTTGTTCATAATTCATAGTTCTTAAAGTGTGaccaggggccagttgcataaaatgctaaaaatagtcttacaagttagacATCAAATTTGTTTCTTTAAGACCGTTCATagcttttttaaataagttacaTAAAGCCGTAGATTGGCCTAATTTGATACAGAAAAGTAAGACTGACCGCCCCTTGACTAAACTACTagagcttaaaggattagttcactttttctgataatttactcacccccatgtcatccaagatgtctatgtctttctttcttcagccgaaaagaaatgttttgaggaaaacattccaggatttttctccatatagtggacttcaatggctaccGACGGACTGAAGGTCCAAAtagcagtttcagtgcagcttcaaagagctctacacaatcccagccgaggaataagggtcttatctagcgaaacgatctgtcattttctaaacaaatgcttttaaccacaaatgctcgtcttgcactagctctgcgatgcgccatgcattacgtaatcacattggaaaggtcacgcgtccaacatcgttgttttaccttttattGTAAAGCGcgttagtctttgcacgttcgctttgtagacacttgctcagtacttccgcctacgtcacgcgtgacctttccaacgtgattacgtaatatgtggcgcatcgcagagctagagCAAGAtgaacatttgtggttaaaaagtatataattaggccccgagcaccgatggcgtgaggaccctattgtaattgctcagccaattattcttcttctccaaaataaatcacatttttgagggcctaaacatgctcgaaaactcatgaaactttgcacacgcatcagaagtggtgaaaatgtatgtctgatatgggtttcagaattaggtgtggcaaaatggctcaatagtgccacctacaaaatttcaattaagcgcccttcacactacgtttcacgtacaagtatgaaattcggtagacacatgtaacagcccaataccgtCAAAAAagcccctgggtgcaaaatctgtaaacccaacaggaagtgagatattttgaattttctctgcaaaattttggcagtttttgccatttccacacgTTCTACTTTAACGAACttctcctagagctttaatcagatcaacatcatatttggtcagtctaatcttgaGGCCTTAGTGATGTTAAATCTTGAGTCTTCGTTAAAGGGCgcgtccgtggcggcctgacaaagtctgatgttttgccatgaaagaggaagctgttgtaagtcaggcatacaatgtccgatctgccccaaacttcacatgtgtgataagagtcctggcctaaacacatctacatgccaatattcagttagccatagcgccacctgctggcaacaggaaatggcatgctttacactgtaattcactcccagaaacacatttcaatatgccacgaagtgCCAAACATACTAAAAACACggtaaatcatgcaacacttggctaaatGCTAATGGATGCGATTAAcaccacgaaacaggaagttgttgtaactcaggcatacaatgtctgatctgctccaaactttacatgtttgataatagtcctggcctgaagacatctacatggcaatattcagttacagtcaaagtgccacctgttggcagcaggaagtgtggcactttgaaatgactttgccataattctcctgtattcaCTCGCTTACAtccatgtcgcccactgttcactgttttcctgatgCCAACgagtggcggtgagcccgggtgcgagggccctttcatcgctgcttgcagctttaatttttatttgtttttagaatatgactgatcgttttgctagataagacccttattcctcgtctgggattgtgtagagccctttgaagctgcactgaaactgcgatTTAGACCTTCAAATCATTGGTAGCCGCTGAAGTCctctatatggagaaaaattctggaatgttttctcaaaaatcttaatttcttttcgactgaagaaagaaagacaaacattttagatgacatgggggtgagtaaattatcaggaaattttaattctgaagtgaactaatcctttgacATTGTCTTAACATATGTTTATGCAACCGGCCCCAGAAAAATAAGAAGTATAaagtaatagttcacccaaaaaagaaagcTTTAATCATTTTCTCAGCCtaatgtcattctaaacccatatgactttctctcatctgtgaaaaacataattagatattttgaattattgaatttcaaaatatcttcttttgtatcCCACATAAGAAAgacattcatacaggtttagaacgatGATGATGAGGCTGAGTAAACAGAATTGTCAAGAGTGAGctatgaatatttatattttcccaGCACTAATATAATCTTTGTGTATAATTCTGTCTATCAGTCTTTGTCCTCAGAGGTCATTCTTGAGAACAGCAAGCTGCCTGATAATGTGTCCATCTCCTACGTCTCCCACTGCAAGAATGGAGTGAGCAGAAAAGAAGAACATGGGCGAACGTGCTCCAACATCTCCATTGGGGATGAGGTGAGAGAGTGAATGCAATAAATGCTATCTGAACTTGTCCGTGCATGTAAAGGAACTAACTGTGCTAACTGTAGCTCAGGACAGAAGCTTGTCGCTCTTTCCATATGGCAGCAAACTTCTAGCTCATTCCCATTCACCAATCCTCTTCTAGTTTGCGTACTTCTAAGACACGTTCTAATTGAGACAGAGTAGTCGAAGATGCTAGGATGAATTTCTTCTTATTTGAAATATAGCCAACCTGACTTTGTCTGTCAAGCAAAGGAGCTACAGCAATAATGAAATTGTGAAAGGAAAGACTAGGAGAGGAGGGCAATATGTGGGAAACAGGAGCCTAAAAATAATAGAATCAAAACTAGTTCCAACTAGCTATCTTTGTTTTCTATTCTGTGCAAATCAGTGCGAAAACAATCAATGCGGATAATCTGATGGTATGTAGGTTTTTAGCTGACATACTACAATCTGAAGTGCACTATATGAAATAATTTGACATAATGCGAATCGGAGAAAATAACGTGCAACTCTCCAGCTGATCTGCTGCATCCTGTAGGAAACTCCGATCTCTATCGCTTAGTTAGATCTGATGCTTCTGTATGTGAGCTCTCAACCAATGATACACAGGAGCTACGCAAAGGACCGCCTCCCTCACTTCCATGTTGCACATGGAAAAGTAAAGATAagaaggttcattagttaacctTCATATTCTCTTTGGGGTCCGTTTAATGTTTACCTCATTAAAAAACATAGTTCCCTTCATCTCAGTGACATGAGATTTTGtaacttttgttacattatctatctaaacacacacacaaaaaactggGCATGTTTCGGTTGTTCTaaaggtatttaaaaaaaaaaaagtcacactcaTTGTTTTCGTGGTCCGAACGGACcccacattgaaaatgaatgggaaaggAGAAAATGtaagctttttatttttcattttttaataaaataaataaatctgccaGAAATCTGAAAATTTCAGCAGGTGagatgtaacacacaaaaacacacatgcacaaacacacacacacatacacaacttctgtttatttctgcttATTGCTATTGGTTgtatctacatttttttttaataacttttaataaagttaatgtttttttttttttttcaacttttggtttattgaaataaatattttgtgaatataaTCTGAGTTTTAAggattattttagtgtcattttaattatatttttgcaaaaattAATTTGACAATATTGCAAAGAAACACACTCCAGTCCccaaacagcaaaaacaaattCTAAACTTTCACATAAAATacttatttgaatgtattttagtgtttaaatatatattttcacaaaatacatcaaaaaaaCTTGTCCTATGATCAGTTGGCCGCatccagaaaaattaatggCTCTCTATGGCC
Encoded here:
- the itgb1b.1 gene encoding integrin beta-1b.1 isoform X1 — its product is MDMRVLLISALLGFVSHVRAKTDSLCISENPKTCGECILIGPQCVWCKDPDFKSSRCDEKESLQKAGCTPLGIENPRGNVTTDKNKTLTSRTIEGGNLRLEEITQIQPQKLTLRLRSDEPQKFTLKFKRAEDYPIDLYFLMDLSDSMRSNLENVKNLGADLAREMRHITKDLRIGFGSFLEKLVMPFILKTPKYLQNPCFPNDCTAPFSYKNVLSLTNDSALFTQEVSKQKTSGNLDSPEAGFDAIMQAAVCTKEIGWRNVTRLLVFSTDAGFHFAGDGKLGGIVHPNDGKCHLSNNMYTVSNYFDYPTISQLVDTLSDNNIQTIFAVTEQFQALYQELSDLIPKSTVGTLSASSTNVIQLIIDAYNSLSSEVILENSKLPDNVSISYVSHCKNGVSRKEEHGRTCSNISIGDEVKFDIEIKATGCPSNGKSETIKIKPLGFNEEVEIVLNFICECECHKDGIPNSSACHFGNGTLECGVCRCNKGRLGRLCECSQNEVKTDDLDANCRKDNGTDICSNNGECVCGTCECKKRDNPEERYSGKFCECDNFSCDRSNNKLCGGHGRCECKKCICDANYTGSACECSLDTSTCLASNKQICNSKGTCECGVCKCSDPKYEGPTCEICPTCPRVCTQYKDCVECKQFGPDSKKHICEKDCSNFTIKVVKNKEDLPQSSDQQHINDCKERDANDCWFFFTYATKSDDKIEVHVAEKNECPSGPDIIPIVAGVVAGIVLIGLALLLIWKLLMIIHDRREFAKFEKEKMNARWDTGENPIYKSAVTTVLNPKYEGN